A stretch of the Aegilops tauschii subsp. strangulata cultivar AL8/78 chromosome 4, Aet v6.0, whole genome shotgun sequence genome encodes the following:
- the LOC141021418 gene encoding glycolipid transfer protein 3-like has translation MFRDYKYLHATDSLKYASLTVMVTKEVVEGTSKKTNSCTRAIIWLTRSVNFSTHLLEGLVKNSESSLQEMVEEAYKSTLKPFHGWISSAAYKVALRLIPERDIFIQLLMGSCQDPGYFGEDVMVLVSIVQPLLEEINAILVGVPHYAHAHILNETVTALH, from the exons ATGTTCAG AGATTACAAGTATCTCCATGCAACAGACTCTTTGAAATACGCGAGCTTGACGGTGATGGTGACGAAGGAAGTGGTGGAAGGGACCTCAAAGAAGACCAATAGTTGCACCAGGGCAATTATCTGGTTGACCAG GTCGGTGAATTTCTCGACACATTTGCTGGAGGGATTAGTGAAGAACTCAGAGTCAAGCCTGCAAGAGATGGTGGAAGAAGCATACAAGAGCACCCTCAAGCCGTTCCATGGATGGATCTCATCAGCTGCTTACAAG GTAGCATTGCGTCTTATTCCGGAAAGAGACATCTTCATTCAGTTGCTGATGGGGAGCTGCCAGGATCCTGGGTATTTTGGTGAAGATGTCATGGTCTTGGTTTCCATTGTACAACCTCTGCTAGAGGAGATAAATGCCATTTTGGTCGGTGTTCCCCATTATGCACACGCACACATTCTTAATGAAACAGTCACTGCATTGCACTGA
- the LOC109748527 gene encoding glycolipid transfer protein 2-like codes for MEREKMERGKSELRMAIEDLSLPSSGDGEDQEQQGKIRRSSTMVLLCVSNQLLRVLDAIGPTLLVLRQDIQQNVQRLQDLHARDTSKYAGLMEIVMEEMEEGTSKKTNSCTRAIIWLARSVNFSICLLERLVKNPESSLQEMVEEAYESTLKPFHGWISSAAYRVALRLIPERDIFIELLMGNCQDTGDFGEDVMILVSIVQPLLEEINVIYRCLRCICCCTCSLIAGWMYRVRGLKITEAQCISCFSFGR; via the exons ATGGAAAGGGAGAAGATGGAGAGGGGCAAGTCTGAGCTGAGGATGGCTATCGAGGACCTCTCCTTGCCCAGCTCAGGAGATGGTGAAGATCAGGAGCAGCAGGGAAAAATTAGGAGGTCATCCACCATGGTTCTCCTCTGTGTCTCCAACCAGCTTCTACGTGTCCTTG ATGCGATTGGGCCAACGCTTCTAGTCCTCAGGCAAGACATTCAGCAAAATGTTCAG AGATTACAGGATCTCCATGCAAGAGACACCTCGAAATACGCGGGCTTGATGGAGATCGTGATGGAAGAAATGGAGGAAGGGACCTCAAAGAAGACCAACAGTTGTACAAGGGCAATTATCTGGCTGGCTAG GTCGGTGAATTTCTCGATATGTTTGCTGGAGAGATTAGTGAAGAACCCAGAGTCAAGCCTGCAAGAGATGGTGGAAGAAGCATACGAGAGCACCCTGAAGCCATTCCATGGATGGATCTCATCAGCTGCTTACAGG GTAGCATTGCGACTCATTCCAGAGAGAGACATCTTCATTGAGTTGCTGATGGGGAACTGCCAGGATACCGGGGATTTTGGGGAAGATGTCATGATCTTGGTCTCCATTGTACAGCCTCTGCTAGAGGAGATCAATGTCATCTACAGATGTCTGCGTTGTATTTGTTGTTGTACCTGTAGTTTAATAGCCGGTTGGATGTATCGTGTCAGAGGACTTAAAATAACTGAAGCACAATGCATCTCTTGCTTTTCCTTTGGACGTTGA
- the LOC109748523 gene encoding uncharacterized protein: MAEEPSTKRRCGETSDQSIKEEQSIKEDDVQVPGEKRDYTTKLDKVELHGKETLEVVCTSNPDTADEMLRRLFMKAAGMYPRFVGVDVEYTRDDEPPQYAAVLQLCVEELCLVYHIAAATKWPKRLKSFLQEKKLFTFAGFSIHNDKEMLKMSGLEINPEKYINIQKNYRVPYGCRKKPYDSLADVAASVIHPFYQNMKKKINRTEDHKLWGISPLPDYLIEYAAKDAYATYKAWKIIDNIKSGVEMSEAQEADPYYHCHYAA; this comes from the exons ATGGCGGAGGAGCCGTCTACCAAGCGTCGGTGTGGCGAGACGTCCGACCAGAGCATCAAGGAAGAGCAGAGCATCAAGGAAGACGACGTTCAGGTCCCCGGTGAGAAGCGCGACTACACCACCAAACTTGACAAGGTGGAACTCCACGGCAAAGAGACGCTGGAGGTCGTCTGCACCAGCAATCCAGACACTGCCGACGAAATGCTCAGGAGGCTCTTCATGAAAGCCGCCGGCATGTATCCTAGATTCGTCGGCGTTGATGTGGAGTATACCAGGGATGACGAACCTCCGCAGTACGCAGCAGTTTTGCAGTTATGCGTGGAGGAACTCTGCCTGGTGTACCACATCGCTGCGGCCACAAAATG GCCCAAGCGCCTCAAGAGCTTCCTCCAGGAGAAGAAGTTGTTCACCTTTGCCGGTTTCAGCATTCATAATGACAAAGAGATGCTGAAGATGTCTGGTTTGGAGATCAACCCCGAAAAGTACATCAACATTCAGAAAAACTATAGAGTTCCATATGGCTGCAGAAAGAAGCCGTACGACTCCTTGGCTGATGTTGCAGCCAGCGTCATCCACCCATTTTACcaaaacatgaagaagaagatcaaCAGGACCGAAGACCATAAACTGTGGGGGATCAGCCCGCTGCCAGACTACCTCATCGAGTACGCAGCGAAGGATGCGTACGCCACCTACAAGGCTTGGAAGATAATAGACAACATCAAATCAGGTGTGGAAATGTCAGAAGCACAGGAGGCTGACCCCTACTACCACTGCCACTACGCGGCATGA